A region of Anguilla rostrata isolate EN2019 chromosome 10, ASM1855537v3, whole genome shotgun sequence DNA encodes the following proteins:
- the pip5k1bb gene encoding phosphatidylinositol 4-phosphate 5-kinase type-1 beta, with protein sequence MSSATENGVAGSRNTSREKTYKKTTSSALKGAIQLGIGYTVGNLSSKPDRDVLMQDFYVVESVFLPSEGSNLTPAHHFPDFRFKTYAPLAFRYFRELFGIKPDDYLYSICKEPLIELSNPGASGSLFYLTSDDEFIVKTVQHKEAEFLQKLLPGYYMNLNQNPRTLLPKFYGLYCVQSGGMNIRLVVMNNVLPRPIRMHYKYDLKGSTYKRRASRKEREKSCPTYKDLDFQDMHEEGLHFDTETYNALMKTLQRDCRVLESFKIMDYSLLLGVHVLDQSHREEEASQGGGDGRRPVGQKVLYSTAMESIQGDGRAGEVTTTDDTMGGIPARTHKDEKLLIFLGIIDILQSYRFMKKLEHSWKALVYDGDSVSVHRPGFYANRFLKFMSTRVFRKIQTIRFSPSRRTRNSIPALKFSSQEILSQTEDRNDDRKDRLAGARSLASLDGRAFGSHLRPDLVLPASPLREAASMATTISTSSLFTNDQYLEPYSDRVHLGSSSTFTLEDSAICLTSEQSTLDMDRDDDSVLDVYL encoded by the exons ATGTCGTCAGCCACTGAAAATGGAGTCGCAGGCTCCCGGAACACAAGCAGAGAGAAAACTTACAAGAAG ACCACATCGTCAGCTCTGAAAGGGGCGATCCAGTTGGGGATCGGGTACACGGTGGGGAACCTGTCCTCCAAACCGGACAGAGATGTCCTCATGCAGGACTTCTACGTGGTGGAAAGTGTGTTTTTACCCAG TGAGGGGAGTAACCTGACCCCGGCCCACCACTTCCCGGACTTCCGCTTCAAGACCTACGCCCCGCTGGCGTTCCGATACTTCCGGGAACTTTTCGGGATCAAGCCCGATGACTACCTG TACTCTATATGCAAGGAGCCCCTGATCGAGCTGTCGAACCCGGGGGCCAGTGGTTCCCTGTTCTACCTGACCAGCGATGACGAGTTCATCGTTAAGACCGTGCAGCACAAAGAGGCTGAGTTTCTGCAGAAGCTGCTTCCGGGTTATTATATG AACCTGAACCAGAACCCCAGGACGCTCCTGCCCAAGTTCTACGGGCTGTACTGCGTGCAGTCGGGCGGGATGAACATCCGCCTGGTGGTGATGAACAACGTGCTGCCGCGCCCGATAAGGATGCACTACAAGTACGACCTGAAGGGCTCCACCTACAAGCGCCGCGCCTCGCGGAAAGAGCGGGAAAAGAGCTGCCCCACCTACAAGGACCTGGACTTCCAGGACATGCACGAGGAGGGCCTGCACTTCGACACCGAGACCTACAACGCCCTGATGAAGACGCTGCAGCGGGACTGCCGG gtgctggagagCTTCAAGATCATGGACTACAGCCTGCTGCTGGGGGTGCACGTGCTGGACCAGAGCCACCGGGAGGAGGAGGCCTCTCAGGGGGGCGGAGACGGGCGTCGGCCGGTGGGCCAGAAGGTGCTCTACTCCACCGCCATGGAGTCCATTCAGGGGGACGGCCGGGCGGGCGAGGTCACCACCACCGACGACAC AATGGGAGGAATTCCCGCTAGAACGCACAAGGACGAGAAGCTGCTCATATTTCTGGGGATTATCGATATCCTGCAGTCGTACAG GTTCATGAAGAAGTTGGAACACTCCTGGAAAGCGCTCGTATACGATGGC GACTCCGTGTCCGTCCACCGGCCTGGTTTCTATGCCAACAGATTCCTGAAATTCATGAGCACAAGGGTGTTCCGGAAGATTCAGA CAATCCGGTTCTCTCCGTCCCGGAGGACCCGGAACTCCATCCCAGCGCTGAAGTTTTCCTCGCAGGAGATCCTGTCTCAGACCGAGGACCGGAACGACGACAGGAAGGACCGCCTCGCGGGAGCCCGGAGCCTGGCCAGCCTGGATGGACGAG CATTCGGCTCACACCTGCGGCCAGACCTGGTCCTGCCCGCTTCACCCTTGCGCGAGGCCgcttccatggcaaccacaaTCTCCACTTCCTCCCTGTTTACCAATGACCAGTACCTGGAGCCGTACTCTGACAG agttcATTTAGGCTCCAGTTCCACTTTCACCCTGGAGGACAGCGCCATCTGCCTGACGTCTGAGCAAAGCACGCTGGATATGGACAGAGACGACGACTCCGTGCTGGACGTCTACTTG TAA